AAACTTCCAAACACGTTTGGATTCAAGACGCAAACTACGCTTGAGCAGGAAGTGCGACACATGTTTGAAATTCTCACACAACCCGAATCTCTTGAACGCCTTGAAGCAATGAAACATGCAATCATCCCTGAAACACGCTGGGATGGGACTAAGAAAAAATCAGAAACGCTTGAACTCTACAATAACACAGTCAACACTAAAACAAGCAGATTCGAACCAAAGCTTCATGAAACATGACAAAAGAAATCAGCGATAAAACATTTAAACAAGAGGTTCTAGAGAAAACGCTTCCTGTTATTGTCAAGTTTTGGGCAAGCTGGTGTCCGCCATGCAAGGTAATGGAGCCCATGATAGAATCACTTGAAAAACAAATACGCGGACAAGCCATTATTGTGAACCTTAATGCTGACAAAAATCCTTTCACAACTGCCCACTACAACGTAAAAGGGTTGCCAACACTTATCTTTTTCAAAAACGGTGAAGAAAAAGCACGACTCATTGGCGCACAAGGACCACAAACTATACTAAACACACTTGAAACAATATAACCATGAACATCTTGATTACCGGCGGACTGGGATTTATTGGTAGCAACTTCACCGAATACGTGCTCAAAAACACAGACTGGACAGTGCGAATTTTTGACAATTCAACTGACACCGCTTTGCTTGAAAAAAATGAAGACACCGACAACAACAGGGTTACAATCATAGAGGGAGACATTAAAAACAAACAACAAATCGAAAACGCAGTTGAAGGATGCGACTTTGTTGTGCACCTCGCAGCACAAGTAGGCGTAATAGAATCAATAGAAGACCCTCTTTTTGATGCACACACCAACGTGATAGGAACCA
Above is a genomic segment from archaeon CG10_big_fil_rev_8_21_14_0_10_43_11 containing:
- the trxA gene encoding thioredoxin produces the protein MTKEISDKTFKQEVLEKTLPVIVKFWASWCPPCKVMEPMIESLEKQIRGQAIIVNLNADKNPFTTAHYNVKGLPTLIFFKNGEEKARLIGAQGPQTILNTLETI